ACAGCCTTCGAGCATCACAAATGTCTTCGAAGTGCTATTCCTACATGAGAGAGGGTAAATGTAATTTAGGTCTTACAATAAATGCAAGGATCTAGAAGATATTATATCCATATTTGTAACCAAACCTTATAAATATACGTAATAGATACATGGATTCAAAAATATGCATAGAATCCCCTCAACTTAATGTTTCCAGAGTTGAGAGGTGTGCATTTAATGCACGTACTACAGATTTATTTGGCAAAAAAATAGACATGTGTATTTAATGCAATACTAAGTTACTAACTTATTTAAGAATTTGGAAATCCAAAACGATTTTGATTAGCATCAAGCTAAGAGCATATGCAATAGCATACTAGAGCACGGACTAGCGGGAAGGATGTGGGGATGTCCACTATTGTGTTAGGTTAACTCGACGGACGTTCCGAAGTAGGACGAGCTCTCATCCGCGGACTACGTCGATcgctcgtccgctattgcgATTGGCTAgcccatttttttaaatttttaaatttttttatttatactctatatttacaattcattgcacttcatttttttaatatttgacctacaattaaaatgaattaatcatatttttttaatttgaactatgtatattttttttatgaaataaaatggttgcactttctccgtatttgtgttgaatttttaattccgtatatgcGAATTTGTTTGCATGGCTAGGGCATCggctagtcctagtgctagCCTATTACTGGGTTGTGGGaagtcctgatgatgtggcatgctatgagaagtcctagtgatgtgTCATGATGTGTTTTTGGTTAGTTCCAGTGGTAGGCTATTTGCTAGGGCGTCCTACTGTGGAAGAGATTTGACAAGACTCAAGGAAGAGGGTCTACAATTTTGCTATAATATATATTCCTTTCGtcttactccttccgtcccacaagaatatgcaatatttcttttttagtccgtcctataagaatatgcactttccaattttggaaactctattcactctaataaggtggggctcattctccactaacaatactttaattacattttctcTCTATCGCTTTCTTACTttctcaattttgcattaaaatccgtgccgaacccaaaatgcatattctttggggacggatcgggagtataaaactagaaattatttcctttttcgtccgttctttgaaaatgaaaattttctatTCAATAAATTTTCTTTCTCTATAATAAGGTGAGACCATTTTTTTGCTAatacatttttcttttaaatctctcttacttttctaaTATTGCATTAAAATCCGAATGAttttaaaagtttctatttttaatcacctaaatataaattttcttcacaattcaaaacacctaagagcatccacaaccgtgctcttgccagcggcacggttgtgggcccgggcggtactattcatgcctgctctctggcaagagcacaacacccacaactgtgctcttccgcaaggacgagcacaattaatttaatattcaattaaacataaacatttccataatactaaaattcattaaaaaatcacaataaatattacaaaatacaaataaaataaaaaagacataattaaaatcctaaaaattaaaaattacataattaaaatactaaaaattaaaaattacataattattggctaatattacccgaggaagactactcatccggcggcaacaaccccaattgttttttgagaccttttatcatggtctcgtgtgtttcaagttgcgtgggggtcatagatgacctatcggccgtattgagttggcttaagagcatccacagcgagttgttcgggggtggaggtggcacatagggagcgggagcggcttcgggagtcgagccgcgacgacggttggccgccgccttctttcTTCCCTGggggcggcgttgggaaccgctctgtccggcgtcggggctacccaggttagctccggcgagttggctagccacttctttcgagccggagtcggatagggctaccgaccttgatcgtttggaggagccgctagaggaggatgttatgcctcccttatacttcgggtgcgtccgcgtctcctgccaaacgttaagatatttgaacgacttaccgttcatggattggtaggtgctcagcgcggcggtgatgatgtcgacctcgcttcggccgctcccggcattccgggactcctggatgaaatagccgttgaacttgccaatttcttcgttggctcggccgatgcagttgcgcaccatactctcgttgcgctcgatcgttccgggcggccggtttgcattgtaccggctagagacgcgccaccaaaagtgatcgccggattggttcgttccaaccaccgcatctttggagatttccaagtacgccttgaacaatctttccatctccgcaggtgagtacggtgtgcggacaccggcgcgagatggaggaatcggcatttgggaaggggcgcgatgCCTAGGCTCctgtgtccacccgtagcgcccttcggaggcaccttggtcgtcgattgggtatggacggtagccacccggaacggccgaatcttgggtttgaggaggggccgaatattccgtttccggactaggaaacggttgtgaaccgaaccattcggggttccaaccgtgggagcccgaagggttatcgtcttggccggacatagtgatgttgtagggtatgagagaatgaagatgaaattgatatgagagaatggagatgagaatggatattggagaatgatgatgagagttgtgtagtttgatgtgaatttttggagtgaaattgagggtatttatagatgaaagtgtgtatttttggggtaaaaaaaatgaaaaaaaaattaaaaggtgtaaaaaacggttataaacggatatatttttttgggaagtgaaattttttttttattttttatcagtttttttaattttttaaaaaaaaaataaaaatttttaaaCACAACGGTcgagccgttgacgaatgggaggccgccacgtgcgcgtccgctggcacggacgtgctcgatacatcgagcagcgccgtgccaggggcgcgagcgcagcggcggcggatggcgtccgtgccagcggcgcggacggcggtggcgacggacgccaccggtGCGCATGCTCTAACACTTTTGATTGCCCCACCATCAAAACATTGAAACCTTCAAGCATTCCAAATTATTAATCAAATGAGAAGAGGTGCACGCAATTGGGTAATCTGGCCTCAAACCCAATAATCTCTTCCTCTCCACTTTTGGTATGAAACCTCCAATTTATTCTTTAAAATACATAAGCAGCCAATGATGCAAGACACCATTAAAActaataaacacaaaataatgcagatgtataataataataataataatacaaaagCATGttaatttcaccaaattaattATAATCAGATAATATGGGCtattaaagttaaaaaaaagtGGAGGGATTCTGCTGGAATCAGGCGACTGTTCCAGCGGCGGCGCTCTGGCAGCAAGAGGGTGACGACGGCCCTGACTTCCCTTTCTTACTCTACTctctttctctactttaattatCTAACACTCCCATCTATTTTGGTATCTCTCAATCTAAGTGAGatgtttatttttatggaataatTAACTCACTCATCTATCCAATCTAAGAAGAAGTTGCGTGCTCTATAATTTCATGatatgtcaatttttgggaggGTAGAGCACTGTTTGATGCAATGGCGATGAAGAATGTTGATTCAAGGAATTTCGGTTTTAAATAAAAGGGGAACATTGCAAGTTCTTTGATTTCTCTATGAGGAATTTTCTGTTTAATTATTTCACTGCTTACATTCTTTATTGAAACTATATAAGGATGCAGATAATAGGTATGAGGTCACTGTTCTCATTCCACTTCATGTAAAATCTAATGTCCTTTTAGTGATATATGTAAAGCCATTGCCCCTAATATTGATTTTGTATGCATGTACAAGTGAAAACAGAGTTATGAAGATTGGTGCAAATATGATAGAATTGTCATATGATCTGTCTAACTTATGCAGGGATGGAAGTATGACTATTGATTTATTGATATACTTCAAAGATTAGGCCACTTCTTACATATGCACACCAACTGGCATTTGACAGCTTGATAGTTAGGATATCTTTTAATTAGAACCTCTGTAGATGCTTATTTGAATAAGTTTTAGGATTCTAGAATTGGAACATTTAGGTGACTTTCTATCTTTAGTGGATGAGAACAAGACAAACACATAGTTCTGGTTGTATAATATCCTAGTTGTTATCCTAACAGGAAGATGGTGGAGTTGTTTGGGGGTTATTGATTTAGTGGTTCAAAAGTTTACTAAAGTTGTTCAAAGACTGATAAATAGAATTAAACAATAACAAGCTTTAAAATTCCAACTGGAAGGTCTCTTCTTGGCATTTTCTTGATAGCTGaagtctattttattttataccaTCAAAGAATTCTAAATAATCACTGTCCTTCAGGAAATTTTCTATGTTTGGTGCATTTTGCTTTTCTCAAAAAGTAGATATTATGTCTAGACTCTGACTGAACAGGGGACCTTCTTTCCAACAGCATATGTTAAAGGTTATGATTCGTTTAGAACATTCATGCTTTAGGCTAAAGTTAAAAAAATTCTAAAGGCAAGCATGTCCTTTATATTCCATTTTCTTGAAAGTCCCAATTTGTATATTAGTAGATATTCCATAGAAATAAGTTTGAGAAACCAAATATCCTGATAAAAGAATCTGATGAATCTTGTATTCTGAAGTTAAATTCTTTACTTTATGCATGTCCCTGCAATTTTGCGAGATTCGAAAGCTTCACAGTAATATCTGGGAGATGTTGAATCTTTGAAAACTTCACCATCTTAACCCTTGATTGGTGCAAGGATTAGTTAGCATAATTTATATCTCTATGAGCAATATTCTGTACTTTTTATCTCTATATAGTGAACTAATTACTGGATTACTGTTGCATCTCACTTATGCTTTTAGATGGCTTGTTTTGGACATGGGACTTTGGACTCATGTTTATTAACATTGTTACTGTTATACAAAATTAAAAGACACTATGATTTATGTAGTTTTTCCTTGGTTGCTGCTGATACATAGGAAGATCTAGCTCTCGGTAGACATGAAAATAAGTTCCATAAGTTCAAATTGGGAATAGTAAAGAAAAGGTTTGAAACTAATGTAAACAAAGAGAAGGATACCATTTGTTTGTTTTACAAGTGAAGttgaaaaatgatattttccTGCTTTTGTGTTTATCTAAAACAGTTTCAGATTATGTACAGAGTTGGGAGAATTCAACAACTAGACTGATGAATGCTCATCCTTGGTAATATGTGGACTGCAATGACTTCCATACCTTCTGGTGGCTCCAATATCCAAAAGTTACGAGGCCTTGCGATTGCAGATGCCGAAACATCCACCACAAAAATCTTGGCGCCATCAGCTGAAACAGCGCAAACTTTGCCACGGCCTGCAGATATATGCTGAGCCCCTTTCAGGTGGTTCGAAGGCCCAACAAACTCTTCCCAGCAATCATTTTCAGGATCATATCTGCTCAGGCTTCCAGTTTCCTGATCTACCACGTACATAACTTGGTCGTCCATGGCTGCTGGTCCAGTCCATCCCCCAAGCATCCCCCTCGGCATTTGCTCCCATTTATTCATCGAAATGTTGTACACTGCGCCCTCTTTTAGCGCTCTCCCCTTTATGTTTACCATGCAGAGTTTCCCTCTGTACCCGATCGCTTCAATGGCTTCTCTACTAAACTTTGCATCTTTACACGCTGTCCTCGTCTCCCACATCCACTCTGCTTCCTTCTTTGACATGTCCCATCTCTCAAGAGATCTTGCCACATCTCGTTGGTACTGTGCGCCCGTCCCACTTGCCACGTACACTGAGCTGTCCATTGAGCCAGTGACGCACCAACGCCTAGGGGAGGTAAACGGAGGCCCAAAGCTCCACTTGCTGGAAAGAGGGTTGAATACTAATGGATGGCTAAGTGCTGGGAGAAAATTGTGAGTGTTGGCAGCTATAAGAAGTAGATGGCCTGATGCCGTTATAGATTGAACTGGAAGAATCCTTGATATGTAAGAAGGATGCCGGCTTAGCATGCAGAGAGGTGCACCAGAAGTGGGAGGGCTTGGAAGGGATCTCCACTTCCATGCAACGGGGTCGAAGCAGAAGAAACTAGCCGAGTGGAATTGGCATGCAGAGTCGGGTGCAGGGGAGGTCGGTGCTAGAAGAGCGTAAAGAGAGTAGAATGGAGGGAAGTTGGGAGAATAGATGAAGCGGCGCCATGAAATGCAGACTCGGTAAAGGAGGGAAGGTGGGAGATTTGCAAGACAAAGGGAGGCTAGATGGTTTGGCAAGCCGGGGATTAGGACAGGCTCGGTTTGCAAGTTGTTCCCATCGATGGCGATGTCTTTGTTTTTGCAGTGCTTCTTTGCAGATTCCATGGAGGCTGTTTCTGCTCTTGTGGGAAAGCTTGTATGAGAATGATTGATGAGCATAAAAGGTAATCAACTTTACTCGCCTTTTAAGCTTTGTCTTTGGACCAGTTTATGTGCCAAAGTGGAGTAGGTTTTGCATGAACAAATGCAACCGTCATTTTTGGCTAATAAATATTGCAAAAGTGTATAGGAAAAATGTTAACCTTCAACTGATACAAACAAATGTCTGTCGATTTGCTTGCTATGATGAGGAAAGtaggttttattttaatttttcttgctTTCCTCTGTTTTAGACTTTTAGTTTAAGTTTTGGTACGTGTAGTGGGATATATAATATGATATGAATTGTGAATTAGAGAATTTTATCTAACAATATGTCATTCTCTTATTTCTCTAACGTGTCACGTGTGTTGGAAAAGGAATATTTTGTCTCATTTTTTAGGATATTTCGGTGGATATTTGAGTAAATTCAATAGATAACAAAAATTGTCAGTGTTACTAATATTTCATGGAAATTATTGGATAAACCCTTAACTATTTAGTGTGTactataaaatatgtaaataatttttaaatcagTGGATTAGTTGTTTCCCTATATCGTTTGATAGATTGCATTACGAATCTCAACCTCCAACTAAAAAGGGATAAAAAAAAACCTACAAACCATACACTAATTCTGTTATATTACTTCGTTTGTCTTCTAAAAACAGAGACATTGATCTCATTTCGTATTCAAGGGCGATTCCGGGATTTGGAAATGGAAGGGGTGGCAGACAAGGTATTTTTTTAGTGTTCGGGGTGACGTCAGAAGCAAACGGAAGAGGAGGACATGAAAATTTTACTTCCGAATAAGGAAAATTAGTCGCATGGACATAGGGGTATATCAAATTTTGTGTGAGACaataattttcttatactttATCATTTTGGTAGGGGCTTTTGTATATTAATTCACACAAAATAGtaacaaaattataatattatacggttagaaaaaaaaaaaaattgggaagGGCTTAGCCTTATGTGTGTCCGTCAACCCCTCCCGACCCCCTGGATTTGCCACTGCGGCCATTAATGAAGTGGTAGATTGTGAAAAGAATGTGGTGTGTCGCATAACTAGAGATTCATGTCACATGTTATGACatgtaaaatacacaaaaatatttaaaaagaatgttctcaactttttttcttcaaatttacaCTCATGCACAGGAGATTACTCAAATCCACAATGACAAAGTGCAACCATGATGGTAAGACGCTTCATCTTCAATAGGTTGGAAGTTCAAGACATATGGAGCGAAGTTTGTGTGagttgtaataaaaaaaatactccaccAAGTAATACTTAGAATTCTCAATCTATTGGTTAAAAAAAACGTAACCGTACTTCGTTAAAGTggttataaatatttaaaatagggTTATAGTGAATATACCCACTTGgataaaaatttatataaatgcaTTAACATTAGTAGATAACACCCACTTGGATAAGAATTTATATAATGCATTAACATTATTAATGGGTAAAACATTATAGTGTAACATTCTGCCCCACTTTTACATATTTAGTTGAATAAAATTGTCACACTTTAAATATTTTGTAAGATCAACAATAACAATGACAGACATGAGTTTTTCCAACAAGTTTGCAGAAACCTCCTCGTTCACAGTCATTGATGCAGTAAAGCCAACATTTCCCATCATTTTCTGGATTATCATCTacatttggtctgcatttcccAACACTTGGGAAATTCCTACAACATTTCCCACCTCCATCTACACTTCCGCTACCTGAATTTACTCAAAATATAACATATTCATAAATCATTATATTCACATAATAATTTTGATCAAAATACAAAACTAATATACAGAAATCAATTAAAACAAAGAACCTTAATTTAATGTGGCTTATGTGTGAATTTTTGATTGATCACTTATCCATTATTATAAATGCATATACATATACTCCTTAGTAGGTCACATCCTTAATTACCTTATTTCTAATTATTGCATGGAGGCTCAAAAACTAAGGAATCAGTTATTTCATGATATCGTATTCATTTGCATCTTTACAAATTCGAAAACATATTTCATTATAACATTGAATTCATGTCACTATATACATTAATTGAAGGCattataatattacaaaatgaaCATTGTTATAATTCAAGTTATATTGTGCAGATTTCTTCGTATGTAAATATGCAATTAGAACTTTTttcataattataatataattactttaatttgatataggcttatgaaaaataatttaaatcggatagctatacaaaataaattataaggTTTAATAGTAAACATATGGTCAAGAACTTACCAAAAAGAATGACAAAAAGCATGAGAGTTatgaaaatagaaatattcTTCATTGCAACCAATCGAGTGTAGTAATATGATCCTTCAATTTATGTTTTCTTCAACCAGGTGTAGAATTATGATCCTTCAGTTTATGATTTCTTCAAGCTTAACATTTTCAGaatttataagaaaataaaatgcatatattttggtaatatttaatttaatgatagatggaaaataaaaaaagcacgTGTATATAGATGATTGGTTACCATAGTAATTGTTGCTACTACTTAATTTGACTTGATCTTCAAACAATCAACCTGTCTATGATTGGAATCTGGCTATTATTAAAGTGAGATTTAATCCTACTAATAAGGTGACAATTGATATGCATGAATTAGTTTAGATGGGAAAAAGTATATTTGGAAATGGAATAAATAAGATAAGAATGGAATGAAGTGAAACACACATTTTTATGACTCGTATATATGATAATTGAATAGAGTAACAATGAAATTAATAGTattatcaaaatattaaataaatacacatacttcaaaataatattatgtaaAAACATAAAATCATACTCCCATCGTCCACAATCAAAAGTCCAATTTTTAGCGCGAGATAtaagaaatgtgaaaaaaatgTAAGTTAAAAATGTAAGAAAATGTGTGCCGCACTTTATATACTCCCTATATTCCATCCAAACCACTCAATCTCGCTATACATTCTTATCATTATCTACTAAAATATACGACATTTTTCAATATACTATATTCAACTCAATCACAATTTGTAAccaaatattttctaaaatagtactcactccgtcccattATAGAtgtccattttatatatttagaatATGCGGAGCTTGAATTTTTGGTTTGGATATCAAGTTGGGAAACTTGGGCTCTTAAGTACTAGGCTTAGATTTAATATGGCTTGGACTTGCCACAAGTCACCCAATATAGCACCGGGTGATTTCCCTTTTCTTCAGGGCGACGTCAAAAGCAAATAGAGAAAGCAGCTATGAAACATGGTAACTGGTCACCAGGGAGGGGCAATCGCACCCTCCTGCCACTCCCTGGATCCGccaatacatatatacatatagcaTAGCTTGAAGTTAAACTGGATACATATATAGCATAGCTTGTATAAGCTCAATTTGTGttcaaattaaagtaaaatccaacaaaattaaaaagagaaatgcCTTTCCTTAGATTAAATTCAATTTCCCTCTTTGATCATCAACAAATGTGTATTACGATTAGTGATAAATCATCTTTTTCTCTAATCAaaacacatacatacatacatacatttATATGAATATTAATAAAGGGAATTAAATGATTGAccatatcatcatcatcatataaATATGTATGTATAAATGATCATGCGGAGCAGCGGCCTTGGTGGGCCGAGGAGACAGACATGGAGGCGTTCCTGGCGGCGACAGGGTGCTTGTGGTCGTTGTCGTTGGGGCGGAAGAGGCAGTGCTTGATGCAGGCGTAAATGTAGGCCATGAGCCAAAAGAGCCAGGTGGAGCAGATTAGGGCAAGGGCGGCAACGGGCTGCCACGGCCGAGAGAGGTCCGGAACAAAGACGTAGACCACGAGGAGAAGGCCGCCGATGGTCACGCACAAGCAGAAGAAGGTGCAGATCAATGGGATGATAAAACTTCTTTCTTCATTTGCttccattaatttattttccttcCTCCTCCTTTAATAATTTCCTTTGCCCTCCTTTCCCTATCTCTCCCCGTctcttttaaatttatatttttggatgTATATATACGTATGTGTTTTGATGTATATATACGATTTGATTCGGGAGGATTTCTTCTGTCATGCATGCATGCACAGGAGGACGAATGatgtattcatattcatattcatattcatattcatgtTCATACTCATACTCATACTCATATTCATATTCAACAGCATGAGGCGTTGTAACAACGACAATTCTAACTTTGGGAAAATTAACGTGGACCCATAGTTTTTCTTCTGACGTCAAAATACTGGCTCTGTCACGTCCTATTGGATCCATATTATCAAAAAAAATTTTTGCCAACAACATAATTGCTACAAATTTTGACTACACTTTGATTGTGGACATATTTTACAGTAAATTGTAGCAATAACATTTAGTTTGTAAGGAAATAGACGCATGTAATATTTGTACAATAGTTGTACTTAGTAGGTGAAATTATATGGAAATTCTAACGTTgccataaaaaaataaacaagaatTACTTTCTAGAAAAACAACCGAGAGTTGTTTCTCTATCCCAATTATATGATTAAGATTTAAGAGTCATGGCTTCTCATGATTTCCACAacatatctttattttattcgtGAGATTATATATGGCTAGTAgtatttcttgattacttgatgTGTCCTACAAGTCCTTATCTAGTACTCCCAAAACTACCCATATTTTTAGCAATTTTGATTAGTAAGCTGCAcgcaatatatatatagagagactaagagagagagagagattaattGTTGTTGAAGAAAGATGGATGAAACCCACAATTATATTGTTCCCTAAAAAGAGTCCAGTTTGATGCAAGACTGTAAAACTTTTGTCTATCAGACTTCCCAAAACCTGCGTGGAAGCtattccaatgccccttcttaAGCAATCGTTTTAACAATTttagtatgagagagaaaataaagatatGTTTTGATTACAACTCAcgtataatttaattattgttttagttGTAAACGAGATGTTGATCCTTTTTCTTGGAAGGAAATTGTTTTAAAGACAAACCATATTTTCTATAATGATTTCACATATCTTTAATTAGTATTTCTTCTTTTAGGTATTTGGATTTTATAACTAATTAAACCATTGATTTAGAGTCAACAACCTTGAATTGGGTTAGGAGGCATGTTCAGCATTGCTCAACCTCTTGCAAGAAACGGTCTCACTGcaaatattatataatttcatatatatgttcttgtttttgtttttttatagtatCAGTTATTCATCAAATTATAAAAGTAGTATCACTTATTCATCAAATTTTGTTTCTATGTATAAAAGTGTGAGACTATTGGGAAAAAAAGTGTTTGTAACGAGTTTACCATAGTTTTATAGCaacaaacagaaaaaaaaaagatgaaataaAAGAAGTATTCACATTTGACAAGTTTTGGAGAACTGAGAGTGTGACTTGACCAAGTTAATGAAGGCTACTAAGCCACTAGGTCGAGACAACGAGGCCAATCGAATGACTTTAAAGAGCAAGGCTCGACCAGGTCACTTTTGGCACAAAGTGACCCAGTCGGGTCATCGAAAATACGCGAATCTTAATCATAAATTTGATGTGAATACTAATTCATCAAAAAATCCCTCAATACAAAATTTGATGTGAATACAATTCAtctaaatatcataaattaaataagtataGAAATTACGTATAAACAAAGTCACTGTCGTAAAAATGATGCAGTATAAAATTATGAATGAAATAACGTAAAGAAAAAGTATTACTACTACCATATATATGTTTGATTAGAGATAAACAGAATCCTTCAAATCTGCTGGTTTTGCCTCCACAGCATTTGTGTGAACAACCTTATCCAATCATTGATCGTTTCTTATCCAAATATTTCGCAGAAGCTTCAGTTCTAACTAATAACAAAATTATGATAACACCAATTCCAAAACTAATAATGTCAATTCTATAATGAATTTCATCACCACAACTATTATTTCCTAGATTAAAAGAAGAACATATAGTTGCTACTTGCTAGAGTACACATTTATTTTGTAGTAACATACTTGGTGATATCTTTGGTGATCAAAAATCAAGATATAATAGTAATGTTGATATGGTTTGAACTTTATATGTGTAATCAGGCTATGATgttaataatactatttaaatctaaaaataatcttgtgtttttcattttagtttgtgtACCATAGTTTGTCACTATTTAATTAGAACAAATGtttaaataaaatcacaatGATTAGTCAAATTCTTATTTGTCTCGTACATTTCAAAACTGGAATGATAAATCTCCAAGTTTTCCGAAATTCACAACTATCTCGTACGTCATTTTTCCGATGAAGCCCGCGTTGATATGACTGCCAGATTACGCGACTATCTCACCATCATTTCTAGGTATACTGTAAACCACACGGCATCGTTATGTGTCATTGTCGTTTTGTCCACGTAGTTAAATCTAGTTGTCACATCATCGCAAAAAAATGACATATGGATAATTGCGAAATCTTGAAACATGGTGATTTGTAAttccaattttgaaaagtaTGGACAAACTAGAATTTGACCATATTTCGTGATTTATTCGACAATTTGCCTTCTATTTATGATACTCTTGTTATTTTCTCGAATTGGACGCGACCTATTTTTCACTAACAATGTTTCAACCATTTTTTCCCTTCTAGTCTCTCTCTCCTAGTTTACTAATttgcattaaaatatgtgtcgtCTACTACAAAGACTAATTTTTGTGAATGGTTTGGTAAAATTTACGATAATCTTGCACACTAACTTTGCGTGAGTGAactttattatattttcttaattGCGTATTTGCGTTAACACATTTACGATTTACGTCTGCAGATTAAATCGGAAATGTTTTTGGAGGAGCGgaaataatttattgatataCGGAGtatgttttcttcatcttc
This sequence is a window from Salvia splendens isolate huo1 chromosome 14, SspV2, whole genome shotgun sequence. Protein-coding genes within it:
- the LOC121765025 gene encoding F-box/kelch-repeat protein SKIP25-like — protein: MLINHSHTSFPTRAETASMESAKKHCKNKDIAIDGNNLQTEPVLIPGLPNHLASLCLANLPPSLLYRVCISWRRFIYSPNFPPFYSLYALLAPTSPAPDSACQFHSASFFCFDPVAWKWRSLPSPPTSGAPLCMLSRHPSYISRILPVQSITASGHLLLIAANTHNFLPALSHPLVFNPLSSKWSFGPPFTSPRRWCVTGSMDSSVYVASGTGAQYQRDVARSLERWDMSKKEAEWMWETRTACKDAKFSREAIEAIGYRGKLCMVNIKGRALKEGAVYNISMNKWEQMPRGMLGGWTGPAAMDDQVMYVVDQETGSLSRYDPENDCWEEFVGPSNHLKGAQHISAGRGKVCAVSADGAKIFVVDVSASAIARPRNFWILEPPEGMEVIAVHILPRMSIHQSSC